The sequence TGGCCCAAAGGCTCTCCACCAATTTCTTCAGCCATTGTTCTATCATCCTTCCTTATCTAAGGTAATCAAAGTTGTCCACAGGGCTTGTAAAGCCTGCTGGGCTGGGAGTGAATTCACAAGGAGATATCCGCAGACCAGGGCCTAACCATCAGCTCCGAGGTCATCAGCTGGGGGAAGACTGGCAACTGGACTTCTCTCACATGCCTCGCCATAAAACCTTTCTCTACCTATTAACCTTGGTTGATACATTCACAGGCTGGATCGAGGCATACTCCATGGCCTGGGAAACAGTGGATGTGGTGGCTACAATACTCATTGAGCACATCATCCCGAGGTTCAGATTGCCCCGGACCCTCCAGTCGGACAACGGACCGCCTTCATCTCCAGTGTAACCCAACAGGTAGCTAAGAGCCTCAACATAACCTGCAAACTTCACATCCCATACCACCCACAGTCATCAGGTAAGGTAGAAAAGGCCAACGGGCTGCTCAAAGTCCAACTCACCAAACTTACCCTAGAGACCCGCCTTTCCTGGCCCACACTTCTGCCCCTGGCTCTCACCAGACTCCGGACTACACCCAGCAGGCCTTCGGGCTTAAGcccattttaattactttatggCCTCGGAGCTCTCTTAAGGGCCCACGCCAACACTGTCATCCCAGCCCCAAGCAACCATGCTTCCGAAGGGGGTCTACAAGATCTATCTCCTGGGGACCAGGTCCTCCTCAAAAGCTTGCGGCCAGGCTCCTTACAAACCCAGTGGACCGGGCCTCATACGGTCGTCCTTACCGCCCCATCTGCTGCGAAACTGTTGGGGCACTCTGCATGGGTACATATCAACAATCTCAAACGGGCACCCACAGAGACTGATTGGACTTCCCAGATGGCAGGCACCACCAAACTTCGCTTGGTTAGGGCTCCTTCTCATATTCCTTCTAATCCAGACAAACCAGGCCGACCCATGTGAGTCTAGCTGCATGAGGGGTTCAGGTACCTTTCGCTATTTCTCAGCCTTTACTTATATGCCTGCAACCTGCTACCGGGGAAAGAAACCAACAACCTGTACGTATGACCAGAAAACCTATTGGGTTTCTGACCTTGTGACAGCCAAACGCGGTATTGCCCCCTGCAACATCTACCCCAGGTCTGGAAAAGTTTGCTGGACCTATCTGGGTCGTGTTGGTCTCTCTGACGGGGGAGGGGTCCAGGACCAGGCTAGCCGCAAACACATTAAAACAGCGGTCATCGACCTGACTAAACGACTCCAAGCCCCAGTGACCCGGTCTATAAGGGCATCAATCTCGGTAGCATCCAAAAATTCCCTACCACCGAACAACTGACAGTGGCCCTCCTGAATTCTAGTTACAACCTATGGTGAAATGTGTCGAAGAACGGTGATAGTGACTGCTggatctgtttctctttttcaacacaTTCCAACATTGTAGGGGTACCCCTCCCTATTGACTGGCCACTCCCTAACTCTACAACCACAAATAATACGGTTCATATTGGCCCTATCGGGGGGAAACACACCTATTATTAATGTGTACTCCCCCCTTACCATGGCAGCTGCCAGCATCACTAACTCCTCCCTCCCTTAGTGTACTCCCTCGGAATATTTCTCTCGTGCCCTCAAGGAACATATCGTTGCCTGACCACTAATGACTCCCTAGGCTGTATATTCATTCTACTATCTCCTTCTACCACCATCTACTCTGAATCCCAGTTGCAATCCATCCTATTCCCCCAACACCTTGGAGGAAGGGCTGCCTTCCTTCCATTCATAATAGGGGCAGGAGTAGCCACAGGGGTGGCAACCGGAACAGTGGGGACAGGAACTTCCATAGACTTTTATTACAAACTCTCCCAAGCCCTGAATGATGACATGGAACGGATTGCTGACTCCCTCACAGCCCTACAGATACAAGTTACCAGCCTGGCGGCCTTAGCTCTGCAGAACCAACAGGCCTTAGACCTTCTGACCGCCAAAAAAGGGGGGACCTGCCTATACTTAAATGAAGAATGTTGTTACTTTGTTAACCAATCAGGTATAGTTACCTCCAGGATCAAAGAACTCAGGGATCGGATTCAAGCATGGCGGCGAGACACGTCTTTCTGGGGCCTGGACCCCTACACCTGGGTAACCTGGCTGCTCCCTCTGGCGGGACCTGTATGCATAATCCTCCTTCTAATCTCAGTTGCTCCCTGTCTTTTCTGATGCTTGCAGGGTCGCCTACAAGAACTTGTCCGAGTGTCCGTCAATCAACTCCTCCTTCAGCCCTACTCTAGCCTGCCCACTTCCGACTACCCCTATGACGACGCCCCCCCATCAGCAGGAAGTAGCCAGAACTGAGTCAAGGCCCCTGGCACCATTATATAAAGCAAAAGGTCGGaatgttgggctggcaggaagaaagggctacttaagatggc comes from Mustela erminea isolate mMusErm1 chromosome 9, mMusErm1.Pri, whole genome shotgun sequence and encodes:
- the LOC116598492 gene encoding syncytin-1-like, which encodes MERIADSLTALQIQVTSLAALALQNQQALDLLTAKKGGTCLYLNEECCYFVNQSGIVTSRIKELRDRIQAWRRDTSFWGLDPYTWGRLQELVRVSVNQLLLQPYSSLPTSDYPYDDAPPSAGSSQN